In bacterium, the following are encoded in one genomic region:
- a CDS encoding GNAT family N-acetyltransferase translates to MMQIREVVPEDRNDLLKILKATGVFQDYEIAVADEVLRDSMIPDSGYYSRCCVNGENRAIGYVCWGPTPCTSGTYDLYWIAVHPDFQGHGIGKLLLNHVEEQVRKENVRLIIIETSSMNDYDATRRFYVQNGYQQFAIIPDFYRQGDHKIIYGKNFVP, encoded by the coding sequence ATGATGCAGATTCGTGAGGTAGTTCCGGAAGATCGAAATGATTTACTGAAAATTCTGAAAGCAACAGGAGTCTTTCAGGATTATGAAATCGCAGTGGCTGATGAAGTCCTCCGGGACTCAATGATTCCTGACTCCGGCTATTATTCCAGATGTTGTGTCAATGGAGAAAACCGCGCCATCGGCTACGTCTGCTGGGGGCCGACTCCGTGCACCAGCGGCACGTACGATCTGTACTGGATTGCGGTCCATCCTGATTTTCAAGGACACGGAATTGGAAAACTTTTATTAAACCATGTGGAGGAGCAAGTTCGTAAAGAGAATGTGCGTCTGATCATCATTGAAACTTCCTCAATGAATGATTACGATGCAACGCGAAGGTTTTACGTACAAAACGGCTATCAGCAATTTGCCATCATACCGGACTTTTATCGTCAGGGGGATCACAAGATCATTTATGGGAAGAACTTTGTACCGTAG
- a CDS encoding ATP-grasp domain-containing protein: protein MKVGLTYNLGSDYQPKEEDPPDAAAEFDTQATIDGLTHAISASGHEPVLIGDGLHLYRWTSDNQVDIIFNIAEGYNGRAREAQIPALLEMLQIPYVGSDPVTLGLALDKVLTKQIMKAERIPTAQFLKATRMQDLNQIPLKYPLFAKPVHEGTGKGIDSESKIKTYPKLKSRVKYLLKTYREPVLIEEYLEGDEFTVGIIGTPPHVIGTMQIVFDTSQVEDFYSYHVKEEYEKFVHYVCPPKTDPDRLEQIEEIAMRAYKVLECRDFGRVDIRCDADGNPFFLEINPLAGLNPQHSDLCIIARHNGMTYEQLIGRILYSALQRNHLV from the coding sequence ATGAAAGTCGGTCTGACCTACAATCTGGGGAGCGATTACCAGCCAAAGGAAGAAGACCCACCGGACGCGGCGGCCGAATTTGACACGCAAGCGACGATAGACGGCCTGACTCATGCAATCAGTGCGAGCGGCCATGAACCTGTTCTGATCGGTGACGGCCTCCATCTCTACCGCTGGACCAGCGACAATCAGGTCGACATCATTTTCAACATCGCGGAAGGCTACAATGGACGCGCCCGCGAAGCGCAAATTCCCGCTCTCCTAGAAATGCTGCAGATTCCTTACGTCGGCTCAGATCCGGTAACCCTTGGCCTGGCGCTGGACAAAGTTCTCACGAAACAAATCATGAAAGCGGAAAGAATTCCGACGGCCCAGTTTTTGAAAGCAACAAGAATGCAGGACCTCAACCAGATTCCTCTGAAGTATCCGCTTTTTGCCAAACCTGTGCATGAAGGCACGGGAAAGGGAATCGATTCGGAATCAAAAATCAAGACCTATCCAAAGTTAAAATCGCGAGTGAAGTATCTTTTGAAAACCTATCGTGAACCGGTGTTGATCGAAGAGTATCTGGAAGGGGACGAGTTCACCGTTGGAATCATCGGAACGCCGCCGCATGTAATCGGCACAATGCAAATCGTGTTTGACACTTCGCAGGTGGAGGATTTTTATTCCTACCATGTGAAGGAGGAGTACGAAAAATTTGTTCATTACGTGTGTCCTCCGAAAACGGATCCGGACCGGCTGGAGCAAATCGAGGAAATTGCGATGCGCGCGTACAAAGTTCTCGAATGCCGCGATTTCGGACGTGTGGACATCCGATGCGATGCCGATGGAAATCCCTTTTTCCTGGAAATCAATCCGCTGGCTGGATTGAATCCCCAGCACAGCGATCTGTGCATCATTGCGCGACATAACGGAATGACTTACGAACAATTGATCGGACGCATTCTTTATTCCGCTCTACAACGTAATCACCTTGTCTGA
- the radC gene encoding DNA repair protein RadC, with protein sequence MGDLRKLSALTVTELCGRFHGVGPAKAAQLKAALELARRYSKELSATRPRFSNSELVFLHFHDSFLGKTKEELWVAVLDMKNRLILKEQVSTGTLSGSLVHPREVFQVAIRNAAAGLILLHNHPSGDPAPSPEDRKVTLQIAEAGKLLGIPLLDHIIIGNQKYFSFKDNGAL encoded by the coding sequence CTGGGAGACCTCAGAAAACTCAGTGCTCTTACGGTCACAGAGTTGTGCGGCAGGTTTCATGGCGTAGGCCCTGCAAAAGCCGCGCAATTGAAGGCGGCGCTTGAGCTTGCGAGACGGTACTCGAAGGAGTTGTCTGCAACGCGCCCGCGTTTCTCAAACAGCGAGCTTGTGTTTCTGCATTTTCATGATTCCTTTTTGGGAAAAACCAAAGAGGAGCTGTGGGTTGCCGTTCTGGACATGAAAAACCGGCTCATTTTGAAAGAACAAGTCTCAACAGGAACTTTGAGCGGAAGTCTGGTGCATCCGCGTGAGGTTTTTCAGGTGGCAATTCGAAATGCTGCCGCCGGCCTCATTCTTTTGCACAATCATCCTTCCGGTGATCCGGCGCCGAGTCCGGAAGATCGCAAAGTCACGCTGCAGATTGCAGAAGCGGGAAAACTCCTGGGAATACCGCTTCTGGATCACATCATCATCGGCAACCAAAAGTACTTCAGTTTCAAAGATAACGGAGCTCTTTAG